The Oceanisphaera avium genome includes a region encoding these proteins:
- the secE gene encoding preprotein translocase subunit SecE — protein sequence MSANIESQSGAKDSLLWGLVFIILVAAVVANSLYSELSVAIRAAAVVVALGVAGLLAYQTNKGKNTVAFAKESRLEMRKVVWPNRQEAIQTTLIVLAVTAVVGLFLFMLDGLLVWLVNLVTGV from the coding sequence ATGAGTGCAAATATTGAGAGCCAAAGCGGGGCCAAAGATTCCCTGTTATGGGGACTAGTGTTTATTATTTTAGTAGCTGCTGTGGTGGCTAACTCTCTTTATAGCGAGCTGTCGGTGGCCATTCGTGCCGCAGCCGTGGTGGTTGCCTTAGGCGTAGCTGGTTTGCTGGCTTACCAAACTAACAAAGGCAAAAACACCGTTGCCTTTGCTAAAGAATCTCGTCTGGAAATGCGCAAAGTAGTGTGGCCTAACCGCCAAGAAGCTATCCAAACTACCCTGATTGTACTGGCTGTCACCGCTGTGGTGGGCCTGTTTCTGTTTATGCTGGATGGCTTGCTAGTATGGCTGGTCAATCTGGTCACCGGAGTATAA
- the coaA gene encoding type I pantothenate kinase: MTLDNDSPYLVFSRQAWSELRDTVHQPLTEAELARLRGINDKVSPAEVRDIYLPLSRLLNLYIKAKQRRSKVLDQFLRKEPRHLPYIISLAGSVAVGKSTTARIMAALLARWPQHPKVALVTTDGFLYPNSELEARGLMHKKGFPESYDIRRLVQFVSDIKSGKPRVTAPVYSHLSYDVIPGAEEVVEQPDIVIIEGLNVLQSGMDYPHEPHRVFVSDFVDFSIFVDAEPSLLKTWYVERFLKLRDGAFSDPDSYFHHYAQLSQAEAVATASRIWQEINYQNLKQNILPTKDRAELILTKGQAHGIEQVWLKK; the protein is encoded by the coding sequence ATGACGCTAGATAACGACTCTCCCTATCTTGTTTTTTCTCGCCAAGCTTGGTCTGAGCTGCGCGATACTGTGCATCAGCCACTCACTGAGGCGGAGCTTGCTCGCCTGCGTGGCATAAATGACAAAGTATCTCCCGCTGAAGTTAGAGATATTTACCTGCCGCTGTCGCGCTTATTAAATCTTTATATAAAAGCAAAACAAAGACGCAGCAAGGTCTTAGATCAGTTCTTAAGAAAAGAACCCCGTCATTTACCCTACATTATTAGCTTGGCGGGTTCAGTAGCGGTGGGTAAAAGTACTACAGCACGAATTATGGCTGCATTATTAGCGCGCTGGCCGCAACACCCCAAGGTGGCATTAGTAACGACCGATGGCTTTTTGTATCCCAATAGCGAGCTAGAAGCGCGCGGGCTGATGCATAAGAAAGGTTTCCCTGAGTCGTATGATATTCGACGACTGGTACAGTTTGTATCAGACATAAAGTCAGGCAAGCCCAGAGTCACGGCCCCCGTTTATTCTCATTTAAGCTATGACGTTATTCCCGGTGCTGAAGAAGTAGTAGAACAGCCCGATATCGTTATTATTGAGGGGTTAAACGTATTACAAAGCGGCATGGATTACCCTCATGAGCCCCACCGCGTGTTTGTGTCAGATTTTGTGGATTTTTCTATTTTTGTCGATGCCGAGCCTTCATTGTTAAAGACTTGGTATGTAGAGCGCTTTTTAAAGCTGCGCGACGGCGCCTTTAGTGATCCCGACTCTTATTTTCATCATTACGCTCAACTATCACAGGCAGAAGCCGTGGCCACCGCCAGTCGTATTTGGCAAGAAATTAACTACCAAAATTTAAAGCAAAATATTCTGCCCACCAAAGACAGAGCCGAATTAATTTTAACGAAAGGCCAAGCACATGGCATAGAACAGGTATGGCTTAAGAAGTGA
- the birA gene encoding bifunctional biotin--[acetyl-CoA-carboxylase] ligase/biotin operon repressor BirA, protein MSELSPLRQALVALLADGQFHSGEQLGEQLLVSRAAISKHIQAIKALGLEIYSVSGKGYRLAVPLQLLDHPRLSQALAPQRVELKPVIGSTNQHWLSQLAHLNNGDICVAECQTAGRGRRGRAWVSPFGGQLIMSMYWRLEQGMAAAMGLSLVVGIAIVEALNAQGFKGVALKWPNDLYVNGRKLAGILVEMSGTAGGSCHLVIGVGLNLLLPTPEQAHISQPVAELAELGEIKDRNGLVIALSQHLQHCLAIFEAQGIAAFQEQWNRLDYFNGKAVKVLMSEQVIHGIARGIDEQGALLLELSNGSIQRYLGGEVSLRGE, encoded by the coding sequence GTGTCTGAGCTAAGTCCCTTACGCCAAGCATTAGTTGCCTTATTAGCCGATGGCCAATTTCACTCTGGTGAACAACTCGGTGAGCAATTATTAGTCAGTCGCGCCGCCATTAGTAAGCATATTCAAGCAATTAAAGCGCTGGGTTTAGAGATTTATAGTGTCAGCGGCAAAGGTTACCGTTTGGCCGTGCCCTTACAATTATTAGATCACCCTCGCTTAAGCCAAGCGTTGGCACCGCAACGGGTAGAGCTAAAACCTGTGATTGGCTCGACTAATCAACACTGGTTAAGTCAATTAGCCCATCTTAATAACGGTGATATCTGTGTTGCTGAATGCCAAACCGCGGGGCGCGGGCGTCGTGGTCGCGCTTGGGTGTCCCCTTTTGGCGGGCAGCTGATTATGAGTATGTATTGGCGTTTAGAGCAAGGTATGGCCGCCGCTATGGGCTTAAGTTTAGTAGTGGGAATAGCCATAGTAGAGGCATTAAATGCCCAAGGTTTTAAAGGAGTAGCGCTTAAGTGGCCCAATGACTTATATGTGAATGGCCGTAAATTAGCGGGTATTTTGGTCGAGATGTCCGGTACTGCTGGTGGCTCCTGCCATTTGGTGATTGGTGTCGGATTGAATTTATTATTACCGACACCCGAGCAGGCGCATATCAGTCAGCCGGTGGCCGAGCTCGCTGAGCTAGGCGAGATTAAGGATCGCAATGGCTTGGTGATAGCGCTTAGTCAACATCTACAACACTGCTTAGCTATCTTTGAAGCTCAAGGTATCGCGGCTTTTCAAGAGCAATGGAACCGCTTAGATTATTTCAATGGTAAAGCGGTAAAGGTATTAATGAGTGAGCAAGTTATTCATGGCATAGCGCGCGGTATAGACGAGCAGGGCGCCTTGTTACTGGAATTGAGTAATGGCAGCATACAACGCTACCTTGGCGGTGAAGTGTCGTTGCGCGGCGAGTGA
- the murB gene encoding UDP-N-acetylmuramate dehydrogenase, producing MSATSTPLSLAPYNTFGLALNAQHLVELSERAQLSSLWQANPELPLLVGEGSNLLFTKHFKSLVLVNRLKGKQVSETPDAWLLTVEGGENWHQLVCWCLDNNMPGLENLSLIPGTVGASPVQNIGAYGVELAQFCHQVESFDWQSGEYKIWSKEECAFGYRDSVFKHEARSHFIVSVTFCLPKAWQPVLGYGPLAELGERATPKQVFEKVCATRQAKLPDPAKLGNAGSFFKNPKVISAQAQALKLAWPALPVFAAEAGLSKLAAGWLIEQAGLKGVKIGGAGVHTQQALVLVNHGDASAEDVLRLAALVRERVEQMFGVRLEPEVRMIGEQGETYLDEALACLS from the coding sequence ATGTCCGCGACCTCAACCCCCCTCTCTCTCGCACCTTATAACACCTTTGGTCTGGCGCTTAATGCACAGCATCTGGTGGAGTTAAGCGAACGTGCCCAATTATCAAGCTTATGGCAAGCCAATCCTGAACTGCCCTTGCTGGTGGGCGAGGGCTCAAACTTGCTTTTTACTAAGCATTTTAAAAGTTTAGTCTTAGTGAATCGCCTTAAAGGTAAGCAGGTGAGCGAAACACCCGATGCGTGGCTATTAACCGTTGAGGGGGGCGAGAATTGGCATCAACTGGTGTGCTGGTGCTTAGACAATAATATGCCAGGCTTAGAAAATTTAAGTCTGATCCCAGGCACAGTAGGCGCCTCTCCGGTACAAAACATTGGTGCTTATGGTGTAGAGCTGGCGCAGTTTTGTCATCAAGTAGAAAGCTTTGATTGGCAAAGTGGCGAGTATAAAATTTGGTCTAAAGAAGAATGCGCTTTTGGTTATCGTGACAGTGTTTTTAAGCATGAAGCGCGTAGCCACTTTATTGTAAGCGTCACTTTTTGCTTACCTAAAGCTTGGCAACCTGTGCTGGGTTATGGCCCCTTGGCTGAGCTAGGTGAGAGAGCGACTCCTAAGCAAGTCTTCGAAAAAGTGTGTGCCACTCGCCAAGCCAAATTGCCTGATCCCGCTAAGCTTGGCAATGCAGGAAGTTTTTTTAAAAATCCTAAAGTGATAAGTGCTCAAGCACAGGCGCTTAAATTAGCTTGGCCAGCCTTGCCCGTTTTTGCCGCCGAGGCGGGGTTAAGTAAACTGGCAGCGGGCTGGCTAATTGAACAAGCGGGGCTTAAAGGTGTAAAAATTGGCGGCGCCGGCGTGCATACGCAACAAGCCTTAGTGTTAGTGAACCACGGTGATGCCAGCGCCGAAGATGTGCTGCGTCTGGCAGCCTTAGTGCGTGAGCGAGTGGAGCAGATGTTCGGTGTACGTCTTGAGCCAGAAGTGCGCATGATAGGCGAGCAGGGTGAAACCTATTTGGATGAGGCGTTAGCGTGTCTGAGCTAA